Within the Apus apus isolate bApuApu2 chromosome 8, bApuApu2.pri.cur, whole genome shotgun sequence genome, the region TTTCTCAGGCTGGCTTCTTAGACATGTAAGATGAGCAGATTCCCACTGAATTGGAGctagaagtggaaaaaaataaacgCTGCACAAAAGATCAGCACACTAGCAAACCTGTGGCAACACCTCCTTCTCCAATCTGGAACACCCTGCAGCAAAGCGAAGGGCTGCACAGAGCTTGTACGGATGAGGTTTCATTGTGCTCCCAAAGATAATGTCTGTGTTGACACACTCCTTCTGGTGCAGTGAACTTGAATGTCTGCAATAGGCTGCAGAAGATGATGAAAAACTCCATCTTTGCCAGCACCTCTCCCAGACACATCCAGTGGCCTGCAGAGGGAAAGAGCAATCAGACCCCACCAAGGTCTGTGACCAGCTCCAGCTTCCCAGCTGTTGTGGAAGGAGCATCTCAACCCCACTGAGGAACAAAAGGCTATGCTGAATTTGACATTTTCCTCTCAGATTGAACTGACTGAAGAACTGAGATGTTTATTACTTTGCACTCCTTGCTCTGCATTTTCACAAAAACCTAAGATAAAGGGTTTATAGAATTaccaaacaaattattttttgtaataaaatatttttctggacTGGTAAAACCATGTTCTCTAATAGTTTGGAATTACACTCCCTTTGGCCATCTCCACAATTAAAATAACACAGCTTCATACTCACAATCTAACCCACACAAGTGGGTTCAGTTATCTGTGTACCCACCTGCTGAGAAGGCCAAGAAGGCCTCTGGGATCACAAAATTTCCATCCTTGTCCAAGAAATGACCAGGGTTGAACTCGTGAGGGGTCTCCCAGTATTCAGGATCAAAAAGAGCTGAGTCTATGTTTGCCATAATTATAGTACCCTGAAAGGAAGACGCTGTCAGTCTCAGTTCTGTCTCCCACACATCAAGAAGAAAGGGACACAAACAGATTCCAGCTGTAATTCAGCACACACTGTTGGTCACAtgaagaggcagcaggaatGAAAGATTGCTTTATTAGGAAAATTAATCTCAAACTGTTTGGAGGAGggttttcttcaaaaaataaggaaaaaatcttGACTATTTCAGGATCAGGAATTTCCCTGCTTTATTCCTTAatgtctcttttctttccccattcTGTTAGCAAATGCAAATGAATGAGTGGTCTGTGGTTCTTTAGCACCTTATCCTAAATCTAGTGAAATTCTTTTCCCACTTCTGACAAGCTTTGACATATTTTGACAAATGAAGAATAAAGTGCCCTGGAAATTAAACACTGTATTTCAAATGATGTTTTAACTATTTATCTCAAGGTGGAGGTGGGAAAGGCATGCATGACAAACACCACAGAGCAGGGGTGTGTAGGAAGGTGCCTCCACATGTGCCTCTGGGGAGGTCTGGCACTGAGGTTAAGTTTGGATAGGCTGGACGAATCAAAGAAGCTGGCAGAagctttttatttgaatttagGTGGCAATTCAGAAGCTGTAGGAAAACATCTCCATTATATTTCAAGTATGATGCCAGAGAGATAAATAATAGTAAGTCCTCAGTGAGTGGAGTCACTTGGTATGTTCTCAGACATCACCAATGAAAATATTCCATCTCCAGTTTGTCCACATGGCAGACAATATCCAAGCAGTAAGTCTGCTGCACTTTCCCTGCTGACACCACTGTACATTCCCGGTAAGTCTTCCCTGAGATCTTTGAAAGTATAACAGCTCAAATGCTTATAAACTAATTGCAAATCACAGGCTCTTGGCAAGTCAGACTGCAACACTCTCACAGAACACGAGTTTAATTGCTGTGAAACTGCACTTCTGCCAAGCATTTGCACTGTCTGTGGGACAAAGGCACAGGCCAGAGGGCACAGGAGGGGGAAAGTGCTGCCAGCCAGTGCTGTCACCAACACCCATCTCTCCTGAACTGTAAGGAAACAACTGCAGTGACTGCAAGGAACTTAACTCACAGCCAAAGATCACATTGGAACAGGAAGGATATCTGTATCTTTGGAAGCTGATAGCCCAAAACAGTTGTATCCTTCACTGCTTGTCTAGGAATTGTGATCAAAACAAGCGCATGATCTCATGAATCACAGCATAAGTGTAAGGCAGCCTCTTCCGATCCTCAAAGCAGATGAGATGGGAGGGACTCAGAACAGCATCTAGTTCTTCCTGAActttttctaccaaaaaaataatctaaatcaTCATCCATACAAGAACACTTACTTGTAttaaacagttttaatttcctttttggaTTACAGTagtgatagaaaaaaatacaatatgtaaataatttatacTTACTCTAtgttaaaatgtaaatacaacTATCTAGTTATGATTTTAACCACAACCTCCTGTTTCCTAGTTTATAGGTTCTGTTTAGATCATCTTTCCACAAGCCCAAAAGATTTATTGAGCTTCCTTAAAAGGAAGGGGAGcaaactgtaaataaaaataagaacttcTTATTAAGAGATTAAGTCAGCTATTCAAGCTATTATTTTTACTCTAGCTAAATAAAGACTCACAGCAAACTCATCAGCATGTTGCAAAGAAGCCAGTGTATGAAGCTGATACACAATGCTGAGAACTGGAACACTGTAGTATTACCAAACCACCAATAACTGTTAATCTGCTTTGGCTCTTATCTAGGCATCAGCAAGTAACACAGGTTATACAGTCTCAAGAGGGTTCAGGGTCAAATTTCATGCTTAAAAATTAGGCTCACATTCTAGGGTTTGTTGCCTTTTTATTTAACTAGAATTTGAAAAGTATGTGTGAGCACAGAGCTCTGTTCTTCCAGCATTCTAGCAGcaaaagcatgaaaagaaagatttctagTTCTATACCTGAGACTCAAGAACATGTACTTGGCTGAGCAATTCATCTGAAGCTCCGTAACAAGTGGTTCAAGAATTTTGAAACTAGTGTGCAACTCGGTCCTTGTCCAGAATTTTCCagtcatttttttgttttcccatcaTTGTCTTCCTTCTGCGTTTAACATTCCCACATGTTAAAATAAGCATACTTATTATACAGAAGTTCAACTGGTGTGTCACTTAATGAGCCCAAATAATACATTCTTATTATACATTCTGGATACCAAAAATTGTCTCTCTTCCCTAACCCAAGCTTCTATTTTACCTCAAATGTTTTCTGCCAAACTTTATCTTCCACTATATACATACATTACTGAAACAGTCTGACAAAAATTAACAAGACAAAACACAGTATCAGAAGCTGAATgctcctgaaataattttaaaatgtgtctgaattttttttacttaactGGGTTCTTAGTAGCAGAGCTCAAAGGCgcaatctttaaaaaaaagcttgatcttcaaaaaaaaaaaacagtgtaaaaGACCATTGCTCTACTTGAAACATACCTATGTTCATATCTACAACTCACCTTGGATGTCAGGATACGCCACCATGtagagcagagcccagggcagggtggtGGCAGTGGTCTCTGTGCCACTCAGGAAAAGGTCAAAAAAACAGACTGCACCATGTTGTCCTCATCAAATGTAGAGTTGGGGTTATTTTTAGTCTACAGGTGTCAATGAAAAAGGTAAAATGGGGTATACCTGTGTAACAGTTAGCACTGAGACAGACAGTGATCACTACACCTAAACAAACAATATTTCTAGAGGACTGataaaatacaagtatttgAGTAAAACAAAGATTTGTTCAGATTTTCCCCAAGTAAGTACATTGACAGTGTTAAATTACAGATGCTATTCAAAGTGCCAGTTGTTTAGGATCCTTTTATGCTGCCTTCTAGACCGACTTGTTGCCTTGCTGCTAACTTCCACAtcagaaaaaagcatttcaaagtaGTTTTATCCCATCCTTGCCACTGCACATTTGCTGATTTCAGCCAGCTATTACTCATATAATGTATTATCCTTTTAGAAGAGGCatgctttttttcagagcagagacTGCCATCATTTTAAGATTGTTATGATAACCATCCAGTACTACCAAGCACACAAAAACTCAGTACAAAGCACAAAGGTAATAAATGTAAGTATTACTAAAACACAAAGAATCAGAATTAGTTAAGCAAATATACCTGCACCTTTTCAAAGCCCTCCTTACCACCCACTGTGCAGCCTACACAAAGAATTCCACAGTATAACAAACCCATGTAATTAatttatactttaaaaacaagtaattaaCTACTTAAAGCTCATATTTTAATGTGACAGCAGAGTTTTTAGATAGTATCTGTAAAGCTCTGCAATGACATTGCTATGTACAGACAACTGTAGGAAAGGTGCAGGGGAATCTGTTATGATAGGATCTGTATCACAGACAGCATCAATTACTCACTTTCTCCATCTGATCCAGGTAAAAGTCAATGAAATCTTCTGGTTGACCTATTGTGCCTCTTTCCCTGTGGCTTTTGATTTCCTGCCTTATGAAAGAATGAACAAAATCACAGGATGATGCTGCTTTCTGTACAGGTGCTAGGAGGTGCTCTGCAACCCAGGGGAAAATTTCACATATCTGTGGAGCAAGCATTCAGCACAGATGCAGTAAGTTAGTTGACAGGAGCAAGACTGTTATAGAGAGGTAGCATGGACCTTTCTGGTGCTAAATtactaaattaatttatctCGGAAAAATACTGTAGTATCAAAAATAGATGTCAGGTAAATATCAAGTATATGAAAACCACAAATTCAAGATATTATTTCAACCATGGATTCTTTCCCATCCTTACTGCAATACCTTTACTTGTATTTGCCTTGATAATCCACCAACAGAAGAATCAACTTGTGCAGATAAATTTAACATGTGCTAATACTGATAAATTCTTATTaataacacagaagaaaaactctgATACAAAAGGTATCACCTTTTCACCTTAGGTCCTGTTCATATTTATAGTCAGAACATTTTAAGGTGTATTAAATAATgcaataattataataatatgTAAGCATATGATTATATTGCAAAATGACATAATTAATAATATGCTCAATCATAAGGTGCTTTGCATATTAAATAAGTCATTTGCTCACAAAGTAGGAGTGGCTGTTCCCAAAAGCCACTATACAACTGTATGCCTCCATCAGCTGGTGGAAGGTTTCATCCTCTATGGAGAAACAATGTCCAAAAACCACAGCACAGATCACGTTAGAGACAGCGTGAACAATGGGGAAGGAGGGGTCAACAGCTCTTCCTGCAGACAGGGATAAAGAGTTTTGGAGATGAATGTTTATCTCCTTTGCTATTTTGGAAGCAAGATCATAATGACATTTTACAATAGATGTCCTCTGTGCTATTTAGACTGTTACACAAACACCCAAAATTCACTGACAAATGTGACAAAAGATAAACCTCACTCAAAACTGAGGCCAGGAAGGCCTCAAGTCTTTAACTCCATCCCCCTTGGTTgtttttggttgattttttttaatcttgatcTTTGTATTGATACCAAAATACACATTGCTGAGGTCTGGCTGTACAAAGAGTTTTGATTGCACTCTAAAGTTAAACGGTGCTCTGTGCTCCAAACCTACTATTTTCTGGAGCAAAAGTAGTTAGTCTTTAACCTTAGAGTCATGCAGCCCATGTGCTGTGTCACAAGCCCAAACAGTTCCCAAGCATCTTGTCAATGGCCTACCTTCTGTGTCCCTGAAGAACCTGACCAGATAATGGGCTTCGGTTTGTATCCCACGCTCCATTTCTTTATTCCCCATTCCCAGTTTTCGGAGAGCTCCAATTCCAAAACGTCTCTGCTGTTTCCAGATGAGACCATTTGAAACCAGGATACTTTCAGCCATCAAGAATCAATTTTATGTCATGTTAACATTCATATAATAGTAAATGATCTACACACTAGGAGTCACCTTCTCATCATGCTGCCACTCATATAAAGACAAGAGCCACGTCAGGGCAGTGTGGCTTTAATTGTATTTTGCTTACAGAGAAACCACCTTGGTTAATATATTCCCATCCCTGCAAAAAAGCTCACTCAAATCTCAGGACTCACACACCTGCCTTCCAAAAGTACTTCTATTCTTTCTGAAGCATCCCAGAACAGTGATCATTACTTGAAACTCCACCCAGAAGCTGCTACAAGTTGCAAAGTCAGCGTGGGTTGGTGTTGCCTTATATTTGCCCCTTTTTTGAGCAGAAATGAATCTAAACCCTTATTCACATGGAGAGGCCTATAGCCCTGCTCATGTAATCTCCGACAAGATCTCCTTTATTATGCTGTATGATCTTCTAATACAATTAATACTTACTTGTAGGCTACATTTTCCAAAATTCCCACATGGCCATTGTATTCTTGTAGATGCTGCCATATGTCACTTCTGCCTAAGTGGCAAAGACAGCTTCCCTCAAACAGTAAGTTCTCACCAAGCTACTCGTAGCCAACAAAGATAtctgcagagctccctgggGAAGTCCAGGCATTTCCTATGCTTGTGCTTCTCAACCTCACGCAAACCTTCTGGAGATCACCACATCTCCCTGttgcttcaaaaagaaaaaactctttATTGACTAGAGCTGATGACTTGTTCTAAGCACATGACTTTGCTAGAGAGTCTCTGGCTtttaggggatcctgcttttaCCAGGCTGTTCACACCAGATATTGAGTCCAGGACCCTCCTAGAAAGACAATGAAGCCAGGGCAAAAACCACGTAGCAAGAACCAGTGTAGGAAGAGCAGACCTTAGTCAATCTACAAACAGCTTCCAAGGACCAGAGGTTTCACTGTGGGACAGGAAGGAATCCCAGGCCTCTGTGCTGCGAGTCTGTGTTCTGGCAGACAGCCCAGCATAAACCATGTAACCCACGTGGTAAGGCACCACCTCCCTCCACCAGCCTAGCTCGTACCTCCCCTGGGAAAGCCAGCTTGCTCCCCAAGACAGCTGCCTGACCACAGCCTGGAATAACTCTCCTCTGTTTCTTCGGATGTCCTGGGAGCCTGGGTAGCAGAAGAGGAGCCAGCCCAACAGGCGTGTATTTTTGTCGCAAGGAGCTGCCAGctttcagctgtgctgcagctgtttgTTAAAACCATCTCTGCTACAAATTGCTAGGACAGCCCAGCTACTTTACTCCACATCACTCAGATAGAAGGTGGCAATGAAGGCCCTTTCAAATGGACTGAAACGGCCCCAGACTTAATAATCTCTATTccttaaagatgtttttctctaCTTATATTAGCTAGTATTATAAATTAAAGCTTTCCGATTGTAGTCCACATGCAACAAAGCCTGGCTGAGGATAAAGGCATCAGCTGCGTAAGAGGCTGGTGGAAACAAGttcaattatttctttattctacATCCACTGTAATTGAGCAGTGTCTGATGTAAATGACAGCACAATAAGAAGCTCTGAACAAGGATATGTTGCACCTTCTTATTGTGACACCAAGAACGGACAAGCAAGACCTAGCTAGGCATAAATATTGCTGTTCTGATGAGATTCTGAAATACATGTGTGACAGTGGGACTTTGGAGACAACTTGGAGTAATGCTGCAGTAACGAGTAATGCT harbors:
- the LOC127387581 gene encoding LOW QUALITY PROTEIN: cytochrome P450 2J2-like (The sequence of the model RefSeq protein was modified relative to this genomic sequence to represent the inferred CDS: inserted 3 bases in 2 codons; deleted 2 bases in 1 codon); amino-acid sequence: MISVNLMSLVLFLLGAQFLKLQWKNRGFPPGPAPFPIIGSLWWINFRADHGSLKKLAKIYGNICTLWLGHRPMVVLHGYQAVKDGLTTNSEDVSGRLQTYVFNRMSNGKGKIILVSNGLIWKQQRRFGIGALRKLGMGNKEMERGIQTEAHYLVRFFRDTEGRAVDPSFPIVHAVSNVICAVVFGHCFSIEDETFHQLMEAYSCIVAFGNSHSYFICEIFPWVAEHLLAPVQKAASSCDFVHSFIRQEIKSHRERGTIGQPEDFIDFYLDQMEKTKNNPNSTFDEDNMVQSVFDLFLSGTETTATTLPWALLYMVAYPDIQEKVQEELDAVLSPSHLICFEDRKRLPYTYAVIHEIMRXVLITIPRQAVKDTTVLGYQLPKGTIIMANIDSALFDPEYWETPHEFNPGHFLDKDGNFVIPEAFLAFSAGHWMCLGEVLAKMEFFIIFCSLLQTFKFTAPEGVXVNTDIIFGSTMKPHPYKLCAALRFAAGCSRLEKEVLPQKLPVDPLGSGGHS